The following coding sequences are from one Archocentrus centrarchus isolate MPI-CPG fArcCen1 chromosome 4, fArcCen1, whole genome shotgun sequence window:
- the midn gene encoding midnolin produces the protein MPKLGEQTGAQPTFPRSFTVFATVIGYRMDQHPSARSCTSRGASSCEAVPTEPSMNLYIHSTTGTRFELSLPLEETVEGLKRRLSQRLKVPKERLALLHKETRLSSGKLQDLGISDGSKLTLVPTVEAGLMSQASRPEQSVMQALESLTETQVSDFLSGRSPLTLALRVGDHMMFVQLQLAAQQSGGPQLQHRHLITRGNAEGQPRVPHTHPHSHQHPHHPHNHPSPHLSHPHPVPSSPSSPGSPSFPLPSTHHQPLPPMYHQSPSSAHCSPPTPPPHSPRPSHIPGALFRSPAHHHHHHHHYHQPSSGQPSHDIGQVSPVAPVLCPEANCSTNTPNSGTSSSPRSRKPGAIIESFVNHAPGVFSGTFSGTLHPNCQDSNGRPRRDIGTILQILNDLLSATRHYQGMPPSLTQLRYQTQCGSPTSPSPSPPPSPPVAGMTGLSAKATSVPTSSPSSPPPALHPLVQCESQIRMCKPPGDRMRQTENRATRCKVERLQLLMQQKRLRRKARRDQRAPYQWLPNRKAGRSNSNSSMSSEGSLDLDFDDSVWKPDVKADLKSEFVMA, from the exons ATGCCAAAGCTGGGGGAACAGACGGGAGCACAGCCGACTTTTCCGCGAAGCTTTACAGTTTTCGCCACGGTAATTG GTTATCGGATGGACCAGCATCCCAGTGCCCGAAGCTGCACCAGTCGCGGGGCTTCGTCCTGCGAGGCCGTCCCGACTGAACCCTCCATGAATCTGTACATCCACTCCACCACCGGCACACGCTTCGAGCTCTCCCTGCCACTAGAGGAGACCGTGGAGGGACTGAAGAGGAGACTGTCGCAAAGACTCAAAGTACCAAAAGAGAGACTCGCTCTGCTACACAAAGAAAC GCGACTAAGTTCAGGCAAACTCCAGGATCTAGGCATCTCGGATGGGAGCAAGTTAACACTTGTGCCAACAGTTGAAGCAGGATTAATG TCTCAAGCATCAAGACCAGAACAGTCAGTAATGCAAGCTTTGGAGAGTCTAACAGAAACTCAG GTCAGTGACTTCCTGTCTGGCCGCTCCCCCCTCACCTTGGCGCTGCGTGTAGGTGATCACATGATGTTCGTCCAGCTCCAGCTGGCGGCGCAGCAGTCTGGCGGTCCCCAGCTCCAGCACAGGCACCTCATCACCCGGGGAAACGCAGAGGGACAGCCCCGGGTGCCCCACACTCACCCGCACTCCCATCAACACCCCCACCATCCACATAATCACCCCAGTCCCCACTTGTCCCATCCTCACCCTGTCCCTTCCTCCCCCTCTTCCCCAGGCTCCCCTTCTTTTCCCCTGCCCTCCACACACCACCAGCCCCTTCCTCCCATGTACCACCAGTCGCCCTCCTCTGCTCACTGTAGCCCCCCTACTCCTCCACCCCACTCGCCTCGCCCATCCCACATCCCTGGGGCTCTTTTCCGCTCGCCcgctcatcatcatcaccaccaccaccactaccaccagCCTTCCTCAGGCCAACCCAGCCACGACATCGGCCAGGTCAGCCCTGTAGCCCCAGTCCTCTGCCCTGAG GCTAACTGCAGCACCAACACCCCCAACAGTGGCACCAGTTCCTCGCCACGTTCCCGTAAACCCGGCGCCATCATTGAAAGCTTTGTCAACCATGCTCCCGGAGTCTTCTCAGGCACCTTTTCAG GCACTTTGCACCCTAACTGCCAGGATAGCAATGGGCGTCCCAGACGGGATATTGGTACCATCTTGCAAATTCTCAATGACCTCCTGAGTGCCACACGCCACTACCAGGGCATGCCCCCCTCCCTCACCCAGCTTCGCTACCAGACTCAGTGCGGTTCGCCCACTTCTCCATCCCCCTCGCCACCTCCCTCACCTCCAGTTGCTGGCATGACGGGCCTCTCTGCCAAAGCTACCTCCGTGCCCACCAGCAGCCCGAGcagccctcctccagctctccATCCACTCGTGCAGTGCGAGAGCCAGATCCGCATGTGCAAACCCCCTG GTGATCGCATGCGTCAGACCGAGAACCGTGCAACCCGGTGTAAGGTGGAACGTCTGCAGCTCTTGATGCAGCAGAAGCGTCTGCGCAGGAAGGCCAGGCGGGACCAACGGGCTCCTTATCAGTGGCTGCCTAACCGCAAGGCCGGACGCAGCAATAGCAACAGCAGCATGTCCAGCGAGGGCTCCCTGGACCTGGACTTTGACGATTCAGTGTGGAAGCCTGATGTAAAGGCTGACTTGAAGTCTGAGTTTGTCATGGCCTGA